The following coding sequences are from one Chondrinema litorale window:
- a CDS encoding sulfite exporter TauE/SafE family protein — protein sequence MDILTVIGYLGGILIGVSLGLIGGGGSILTVPILVYLMGTSPVVATAYSLFIVGFSSLVGSINYIKKNRVSIKTAAIFGLPSIIAIYSTRKYLVPSIPHTILTIGDFTLTKDHGVMILFAMLMIAASYNMIKKNKNDLEDEAAPQKFNYPAILLEGIVVGTLTGLVGAGGGFLIIPALVILSKLPMKMAVGTSLLIIATNSLIGFLGDVSNYEIDWSILAIFSTMAIGGIFIGTWLSNFISGKKLKPAFGVFVLVMGISIILKELL from the coding sequence ATGGATATACTAACAGTTATAGGCTATCTAGGAGGAATCTTAATAGGTGTTTCTTTAGGTTTAATCGGTGGGGGAGGGTCTATCCTTACTGTACCGATACTCGTTTACCTAATGGGTACTTCTCCTGTTGTAGCTACTGCTTATTCGCTTTTTATTGTTGGGTTTTCAAGCCTTGTTGGCTCAATCAACTACATCAAAAAAAATAGAGTAAGTATAAAAACAGCAGCGATATTTGGGCTTCCTTCCATTATCGCCATTTACAGTACCAGAAAATACTTGGTGCCTTCTATTCCTCATACTATTCTAACTATTGGAGACTTCACACTAACAAAAGATCATGGAGTTATGATCTTGTTTGCAATGCTGATGATCGCCGCATCTTATAACATGATTAAGAAAAACAAAAATGATCTGGAAGATGAAGCTGCTCCGCAAAAGTTTAACTACCCAGCAATTTTGCTAGAAGGCATTGTTGTGGGTACACTTACAGGTTTAGTGGGTGCAGGAGGAGGTTTTTTAATTATTCCAGCATTGGTTATACTATCTAAACTACCTATGAAAATGGCAGTAGGTACATCATTACTTATTATAGCAACTAATTCGCTTATTGGTTTTTTAGGCGATGTATCCAACTACGAAATAGACTGGAGCATTCTTGCTATCTTTTCTACTATGGCAATTGGTGGTATTTTTATAGGTACTTGGTTATCTAATTTTATCTCAGGGAAAAAACTTAAACCAGCTTTTGGAGTGTTTGTCTTAGTAATGGGAATATCAATTATTCTTAAAGAACTCTTATAA
- a CDS encoding PQQ-dependent sugar dehydrogenase — translation MKINRNTLIIFFLASFFACSQEESVISSEENTLTYFDVPSDSAAVTNSEKLDYIADTVATELENPWGMAFLPNGSMLITERPGRLRMVKDGKLLPKEITGLPEVFAEGQGGLLDIELHPDFENNSLLYLSYSAKGEGGSNTAVMRAKLEGNALTNQEVIFQATPFTEKNYHFGSRIKFDNDGYMYITVGDRGERDTNPQSIENFCGKVHRLYDDGKIPEDNPFVNEEGAVASIYSYGHRNLQGLAKHPVTGEIWEHEHGPQGGDEVNIIKAGANYGWPVISYGINYDNTILTEDTAKAGMEQPMHYWDPSIAPCGMAFVTSEKYPHWKNNLLVGSLKFRYLARCEVQDGKVVHEEKILDTMGRVRAVEQAPDGYIYVAMESPGLLVRIFPSKKADQ, via the coding sequence ATGAAGATAAACAGAAATACTCTGATTATTTTTTTTCTAGCTTCTTTTTTCGCCTGCAGTCAGGAAGAAAGCGTAATTAGCTCAGAAGAAAACACACTCACTTATTTTGATGTTCCCTCAGACAGCGCTGCTGTAACCAACTCAGAAAAACTGGATTACATAGCTGATACAGTCGCAACTGAACTTGAAAACCCATGGGGAATGGCTTTTTTACCCAATGGCTCTATGCTAATTACCGAAAGACCTGGTAGATTACGAATGGTCAAAGATGGTAAATTACTTCCAAAAGAAATTACTGGTTTACCTGAAGTGTTTGCTGAAGGCCAAGGTGGATTATTGGATATTGAGTTACACCCAGACTTTGAAAATAACAGCTTACTTTACCTTTCTTATTCTGCAAAGGGCGAAGGTGGTAGTAATACTGCTGTTATGCGTGCTAAACTTGAAGGGAATGCTCTTACAAACCAAGAAGTTATTTTTCAAGCAACTCCATTCACTGAAAAAAACTATCACTTCGGTAGCAGAATTAAATTCGATAATGACGGATACATGTATATAACTGTTGGAGACAGAGGTGAAAGAGATACAAACCCTCAATCTATCGAAAACTTTTGTGGTAAAGTTCACAGATTATATGACGATGGTAAAATACCAGAAGATAATCCATTTGTAAATGAAGAAGGAGCAGTTGCTTCCATTTATTCTTATGGACACAGAAACCTACAAGGACTAGCCAAACACCCTGTAACTGGCGAAATTTGGGAACACGAACATGGCCCTCAAGGTGGCGATGAAGTAAATATTATTAAAGCCGGTGCCAATTATGGCTGGCCTGTAATCTCGTATGGTATTAACTACGATAACACCATTCTTACTGAAGATACAGCAAAAGCTGGTATGGAACAACCTATGCATTACTGGGATCCATCAATTGCTCCTTGTGGTATGGCATTCGTAACTAGCGAGAAATATCCTCATTGGAAAAACAACCTACTTGTTGGGTCACTAAAATTCCGCTATTTAGCTAGATGCGAAGTACAAGATGGCAAAGTAGTTCACGAAGAAAAAATATTAGATACCATGGGTAGAGTTAGAGCTGTTGAACAAGCTCCTGATGGATATATCTATGTTGCTATGGAAAGCCCTGGATTATTAGTAAGAATCTTTCCATCGAAAAAAGCAGATCAATAA
- a CDS encoding lysophospholipid acyltransferase family protein — translation MFLVKLLSRLPMPILYAFADFLFVLAYYIVGYRKKVVMTNLKNSFPEKNELELKQISKGFYKHLSNFAVEVLKSFTISAEEINKRIKFVNIEVVEDHYKTEKSLLVLATHQFNWEWALLAGCLQLPYPVDVIYQKLSNDNLDDLMFKTRSKFGGTPIKKGDALREIIRRSRQKRLIVINGDQTPPGRVKSDIYWAEFLHQDTPFYKGPGIIPAKTNIPVLFLKITSPKRGFYEVEFKTLGEPPYEKDTTEILDRYITETENQIKENPSYWLWSHKRWKRKR, via the coding sequence ATGTTCTTAGTAAAATTATTATCACGACTACCAATGCCAATACTTTATGCTTTTGCAGACTTCTTGTTCGTTTTAGCATATTATATAGTAGGCTACAGAAAAAAGGTAGTGATGACCAACTTAAAAAACTCTTTTCCTGAAAAAAATGAATTAGAGTTAAAACAAATATCTAAAGGGTTTTATAAGCATCTATCCAATTTCGCAGTTGAGGTATTAAAGTCATTTACGATCTCAGCAGAAGAGATTAACAAAAGAATTAAATTTGTAAATATAGAAGTAGTTGAAGATCATTATAAAACAGAAAAATCGCTACTTGTACTTGCAACACACCAATTTAACTGGGAATGGGCGCTACTGGCAGGCTGCTTACAATTACCCTATCCAGTAGATGTTATTTACCAAAAACTATCTAATGATAATTTAGATGACTTAATGTTTAAAACTCGCTCCAAATTTGGCGGAACCCCCATTAAGAAAGGAGATGCTTTACGAGAAATTATTAGAAGAAGTAGGCAAAAAAGGCTTATTGTAATTAATGGAGATCAAACACCTCCAGGCAGGGTTAAATCTGATATTTATTGGGCCGAATTTTTACATCAGGATACTCCATTCTACAAGGGACCGGGAATTATTCCAGCGAAAACAAATATTCCTGTACTGTTCCTAAAAATTACCTCACCGAAAAGAGGATTTTATGAAGTCGAATTTAAAACACTCGGTGAGCCTCCTTACGAAAAAGATACCACAGAAATTCTAGATAGATATATTACAGAAACCGAAAATCAGATAAAAGAAAACCCATCTTACTGGCTTTGGTCTCACAAAAGATGGAAAAGAAAAAGATAA
- a CDS encoding Gfo/Idh/MocA family oxidoreductase, giving the protein MEKGITRRSFINKTSAATAATLLAGSGAAFSFPQRAKKRVVLVGTGIRGVSFWGKRLVENYSDILEFVGLCDINPGRLEFGKKHIGANCPTFTNFDEMLDKTKPELVIVTTKDATHHEFVIKTLEAGIDVLTEKPMTTDEYKCEEILEAERKSGKKVYVGFNYRWSPYMTKIKELLAAGIIGKVTSVDFHWYLNNYHGASYFRRWHGLEQASGSLFVHKSTHHFDLVNWWLDSDPVEVYAMGDLEHYGNNGKIRGANCRSCLHQKDCKYYWDITKDKMAMNLYANNEKYDGYIRDNCLFRDAINIYDKMSAQVKYANNIVLNYSLTTYSPFEGWRIAFNGHDGRIEAWLDIPYNDKNSLSQDELHKQEMSQGNSDTDYEPIIVHKNWEDYKTEQVAFSRGGHGGGDKRLQDKIFRTPNDPDPLKLAAGSRDGAMSCLIGVAARNSIKTGLPVKIADLTSLKPSENRV; this is encoded by the coding sequence ATGGAAAAGGGAATAACAAGAAGATCTTTTATTAACAAAACTAGTGCGGCTACAGCTGCAACTTTACTAGCAGGTTCTGGTGCCGCATTTTCATTTCCGCAAAGAGCAAAAAAAAGAGTTGTTCTAGTTGGTACAGGAATTAGAGGTGTCTCATTTTGGGGAAAAAGATTAGTAGAAAACTACTCAGACATATTAGAATTTGTGGGATTATGTGATATAAACCCAGGAAGATTAGAATTTGGCAAAAAACATATCGGAGCGAACTGCCCTACCTTTACAAACTTCGATGAAATGCTAGACAAGACTAAACCTGAACTTGTCATAGTTACCACGAAAGATGCCACCCACCACGAATTTGTCATAAAAACATTAGAAGCTGGCATTGATGTACTCACAGAAAAACCCATGACAACAGATGAGTATAAATGCGAGGAAATTCTAGAAGCTGAGCGTAAATCGGGTAAAAAGGTTTATGTAGGTTTTAATTATCGTTGGAGCCCTTATATGACTAAAATAAAAGAGTTACTAGCAGCGGGAATAATTGGTAAAGTTACCTCAGTAGATTTTCATTGGTATTTAAATAATTATCATGGAGCATCTTATTTTAGAAGATGGCATGGTTTGGAACAAGCTAGTGGAAGTTTGTTTGTACACAAATCTACACACCATTTCGATTTGGTAAACTGGTGGTTAGACTCTGATCCTGTTGAGGTTTATGCTATGGGTGATCTGGAACATTATGGCAATAATGGTAAAATAAGAGGTGCTAATTGCAGAAGTTGTTTACATCAGAAAGATTGTAAGTACTATTGGGACATAACCAAAGATAAAATGGCGATGAATCTCTACGCTAACAATGAAAAGTATGACGGTTATATTCGTGACAATTGCTTGTTTAGAGATGCGATCAACATCTATGATAAAATGTCGGCACAAGTTAAATATGCCAACAATATAGTTCTAAATTACTCACTTACTACTTACTCACCATTTGAAGGTTGGAGAATTGCCTTTAACGGACATGATGGTAGAATAGAAGCTTGGTTAGATATTCCTTACAACGACAAAAATAGCCTTTCTCAAGACGAATTACACAAGCAAGAAATGTCTCAGGGTAATTCTGACACTGATTACGAGCCAATTATAGTTCATAAAAATTGGGAAGATTACAAAACAGAACAAGTTGCCTTTAGCCGCGGTGGACATGGTGGTGGAGACAAGAGATTACAAGACAAAATATTTAGAACACCAAATGATCCAGACCCATTAAAATTAGCTGCTGGTTCTAGAGATGGTGCTATGTCTTGCCTTATTGGTGTAGCAGCTAGAAATAGTATAAAGACTGGTTTACCTGTTAAAATTGCAGATTTAACTAGTTTAAAACCAAGTGAAAATAGGGTTTAA
- a CDS encoding replication initiation protein, with amino-acid sequence MSTSNPHLIVKSNKLINAHLNGLTLTQLRFLEILVAQLDRGQSEFSKQKVYLNDFVKDIGTNNKNEYQRAREVTKSMMKHVIEIFDDDEGLKQRNIFHSVDFPKGKSYVEVVFHPHLRPYLLQLKEKFTAYDIRNTLHLNSVYAVQIYQLLKQYHRIGTREFELKELKKILGVDNKYKLYADFKKRVLISSQKELKANCDITFTFREKKRGRKVCAILFHIKSQLKKRDEELLDEFETSISDTETLEKILMEMGLTHRQIEDCLAKYASEKLWEIIEYTRERFSAGQVENPAAYLMALLKKEVTIQMHPLSDNNGNDKNGKSHKKPSNDVQFVQEVEIVEKYKKEFEELRKTTYEKLVQNATPEDVKRFESYARRIPFLKSKFFNEGKLDLNHPDFDTWLGSHLAPDFDESFINWMKEQKGYHLKKTDGDTYKIVGKQNSLF; translated from the coding sequence ATGTCAACTTCTAACCCACACCTTATTGTAAAGAGTAATAAGTTAATCAATGCACACTTAAATGGATTGACTCTTACTCAATTGAGATTTCTTGAGATTTTGGTGGCACAGTTAGATAGAGGACAAAGTGAATTTAGCAAGCAAAAAGTATATCTGAACGATTTTGTGAAAGACATTGGTACTAATAACAAAAACGAGTACCAGAGAGCCAGAGAAGTCACAAAATCGATGATGAAACACGTTATCGAGATTTTTGATGATGATGAAGGCTTGAAGCAAAGAAACATTTTTCACTCAGTCGATTTTCCTAAAGGCAAATCGTATGTAGAAGTTGTTTTTCATCCACATCTTAGACCATACCTATTACAATTAAAGGAAAAGTTTACAGCATATGATATTAGAAATACTCTCCATTTAAATAGTGTATATGCTGTGCAGATTTACCAGCTTTTAAAACAGTATCACCGAATTGGCACGCGTGAGTTTGAATTAAAAGAGCTTAAGAAGATTCTTGGTGTAGACAACAAATATAAGTTGTATGCAGATTTTAAGAAGCGTGTTTTGATAAGCTCTCAAAAAGAACTTAAAGCAAATTGTGACATCACTTTCACATTTAGAGAGAAAAAAAGAGGCAGAAAGGTTTGTGCAATTTTATTCCACATAAAATCTCAGTTGAAAAAGCGAGATGAGGAGTTGTTAGATGAATTTGAAACGAGCATATCTGATACCGAAACATTGGAAAAAATTCTGATGGAAATGGGATTGACCCACAGACAGATCGAAGATTGTTTAGCTAAATATGCTAGCGAAAAACTTTGGGAGATTATAGAATATACAAGAGAGCGTTTTAGTGCTGGTCAAGTAGAAAACCCAGCGGCATATTTAATGGCTTTGCTTAAAAAGGAGGTAACTATACAGATGCATCCTTTAAGCGATAATAATGGAAATGATAAAAATGGGAAATCACATAAAAAGCCATCTAATGATGTACAGTTTGTACAAGAAGTAGAAATTGTTGAAAAATATAAAAAAGAGTTTGAAGAGTTAAGAAAAACTACTTACGAAAAACTTGTTCAGAACGCTACTCCTGAAGATGTGAAACGTTTTGAATCTTATGCCAGAAGAATACCTTTTTTAAAGAGTAAGTTTTTTAATGAAGGCAAACTAGATTTAAACCATCCTGATTTTGATACTTGGTTGGGTAGCCATCTAGCACCAGATTTTGATGAAAGTTTTATTAACTGGATGAAAGAGCAAAAAGGCTATCATTTAAAGAAAACAGACGGAGACACTTATAAAATTGTTGGAAAGCAAAATTCTTTATTTTAG
- a CDS encoding RNA polymerase sigma factor, with translation MSNDKQHIDSLIEKIALKRDKKSFESFFNIFYVELHAIALHIVESDQFAREAVNEVMLKIWEGKKEIFNITDVKAYLRKAVRNQAIDIQRKNKKHTININLSTVSEKDNPLAENPEDVYLYQEMHNSLNALIEKMPEKRRAVFYLVKFSGKKYKEVAKILNISEKTVEKHMREGFKFLIDNNCDFFNKPPKKNSIKNKSLIISIIVLVHQVFLYLFSK, from the coding sequence ATGAGTAATGATAAACAACATATCGATTCACTAATTGAGAAAATTGCTTTAAAACGAGATAAGAAAAGTTTTGAATCTTTTTTTAATATATTTTATGTTGAATTACACGCAATAGCTCTCCATATAGTAGAATCAGATCAATTTGCCAGAGAAGCAGTAAACGAAGTAATGCTTAAAATTTGGGAAGGTAAAAAAGAAATTTTTAATATAACAGATGTAAAGGCTTACCTAAGAAAGGCAGTAAGAAATCAGGCAATTGATATTCAAAGAAAGAATAAGAAGCATACCATAAATATAAACCTTTCAACAGTTTCTGAAAAAGATAACCCATTAGCAGAAAATCCAGAAGATGTATATCTATATCAAGAGATGCATAACTCTCTTAACGCATTGATAGAAAAAATGCCAGAAAAAAGGCGAGCAGTTTTTTATTTGGTTAAGTTTTCTGGGAAGAAATATAAAGAAGTTGCTAAAATTCTAAATATTTCTGAAAAAACAGTTGAAAAACACATGCGAGAGGGCTTTAAGTTTTTGATTGATAACAATTGCGATTTTTTTAATAAGCCTCCTAAGAAAAACTCTATTAAAAATAAAAGTTTGATTATCAGTATTATAGTACTGGTTCATCAAGTTTTTTTATATTTATTTTCAAAATAG
- a CDS encoding 3-keto-disaccharide hydrolase: MKKTTLLQAVLSLLVYLFVVNNTLADNPAPNWQKLFNGKDLKGWKKLNGDAEYKIEGDAIVGISKLNTPNTFLATEKMYSDFIFEVDVMVDNRLNSGIQVRSNSMESYNNGRVHGYQVEIDPSTRAYSGGLYDEARRGWLYPLSRNDKGRKSFRTGEWNTYHIECIGNKIRTWVNGVMCTNLVDDVTSEGFIALQVHAIGQPEQEGTEVRWKNIRVLTEDLEANRWKPDPDVDEVSYLKNELTEKEAREGWRLLWNGKDSEGWRGAKLDEFPESGWEMKDGELTILATDGGESTGPGDIITTDQFSSFELELEFKITEGANSGVKYFVDPTLNKGTGSAIGLEFQILDDRKHPDAKKGVSGNRTLGSLYDLIRADNLSVPGKGKTFRGVGSWNKARIVVKGNHVEHWLNNEKVVEFERGSQIFRALVAYSKYKDWENFGEYPEGPILLQDHGNTVSYRSVKIREF, translated from the coding sequence ATGAAAAAAACTACACTTCTACAGGCAGTATTAAGCCTTTTGGTTTACCTGTTTGTAGTAAACAACACCTTAGCTGATAACCCAGCACCCAATTGGCAAAAATTGTTTAATGGAAAAGACCTAAAAGGCTGGAAAAAACTTAATGGAGATGCAGAGTATAAAATTGAAGGTGATGCCATTGTTGGTATATCCAAATTGAATACTCCTAATACTTTTTTAGCTACAGAGAAGATGTACTCCGATTTTATTTTTGAGGTAGATGTGATGGTAGACAATCGCTTGAACTCAGGAATACAAGTAAGAAGTAACTCAATGGAATCTTACAACAATGGAAGGGTACATGGCTACCAAGTAGAAATTGACCCAAGTACAAGAGCTTATAGTGGTGGTTTGTACGACGAGGCAAGAAGAGGTTGGTTATACCCATTATCTAGAAATGATAAAGGTCGTAAATCTTTTAGAACTGGTGAGTGGAATACCTATCATATTGAGTGTATTGGTAATAAAATTAGAACTTGGGTTAATGGCGTAATGTGTACTAATTTGGTAGATGATGTTACCAGCGAAGGTTTTATTGCTTTACAAGTGCATGCTATTGGGCAACCAGAACAAGAAGGTACTGAAGTACGCTGGAAGAACATTAGAGTTTTAACAGAAGATTTAGAAGCAAACAGATGGAAACCAGATCCAGATGTAGATGAAGTTAGCTATTTGAAAAATGAGTTAACAGAAAAAGAAGCTAGAGAAGGTTGGAGACTTCTATGGAATGGTAAAGACAGTGAAGGTTGGAGAGGAGCAAAACTAGATGAGTTTCCAGAATCTGGTTGGGAGATGAAAGACGGTGAATTAACAATCTTAGCTACAGATGGTGGTGAATCAACCGGCCCGGGAGATATTATTACAACAGATCAGTTTAGCTCATTTGAATTAGAACTTGAATTTAAAATTACAGAAGGGGCAAACAGTGGTGTTAAGTATTTTGTAGATCCTACTTTAAATAAAGGTACTGGTTCTGCAATTGGCTTAGAGTTTCAGATTTTAGATGATAGAAAACACCCAGATGCAAAAAAAGGTGTATCAGGAAACAGAACATTAGGTTCTTTATATGATTTAATTCGTGCAGATAATCTATCAGTACCAGGTAAAGGAAAAACGTTTAGAGGAGTTGGAAGCTGGAATAAAGCTAGAATTGTTGTAAAAGGGAACCATGTTGAACACTGGTTAAACAATGAAAAAGTTGTAGAGTTTGAGAGAGGTAGCCAGATTTTTAGAGCTTTGGTTGCATATAGCAAATACAAAGATTGGGAAAACTTTGGAGAGTATCCAGAAGGGCCAATTTTATTACAAGACCACGGAAATACAGTTAGTTATAGAAGTGTAAAAATTAGAGAGTTTTAA
- a CDS encoding cupin domain-containing protein, whose protein sequence is MDAININDKFSKIKNFWSPGIIGELNGQYVKLAKLKDDFVWHSHKGEDELFMVIKGVLYMHFKEKITVVKEGEILIVPKGVEHKPETKGEEVQVLLFEPKDTLHTGEVIVDKTNNSQEWI, encoded by the coding sequence ATGGATGCAATTAATATTAATGATAAATTTTCTAAGATAAAGAACTTTTGGAGCCCTGGAATAATTGGTGAACTAAACGGCCAGTATGTAAAGTTAGCTAAGTTGAAGGATGATTTTGTATGGCATAGTCATAAAGGTGAGGATGAGTTGTTTATGGTGATTAAAGGAGTGTTGTATATGCATTTTAAGGAGAAAATTACTGTTGTAAAAGAAGGTGAGATATTGATTGTGCCAAAAGGAGTTGAACATAAACCTGAAACAAAAGGTGAAGAAGTACAGGTTCTGTTATTTGAACCAAAAGATACATTACACACTGGTGAAGTAATAGTTGATAAAACTAATAATAGCCAAGAGTGGATTTAG
- a CDS encoding rhodanese-like domain-containing protein, with translation MINKLLERLFKGLKTAQNMYYKNVNARDFKQLIEETEDAVIIDVRSEAELAEGSVPGHQMINLYSPDFASKIDKLDKDKTYFVYCRGGNRSSSACSFMATKGFKKLYNLSGGIGAWNSSFGTSRV, from the coding sequence ATGATTAATAAGCTTTTAGAGCGACTTTTTAAAGGACTAAAAACCGCACAGAATATGTATTATAAAAACGTAAATGCCAGAGATTTCAAACAATTAATTGAAGAAACTGAAGATGCAGTAATTATCGATGTTCGCTCAGAAGCCGAGCTTGCAGAAGGAAGTGTACCCGGACATCAGATGATTAATCTTTACTCTCCAGATTTTGCGAGTAAAATTGATAAGTTGGATAAAGATAAAACATATTTTGTGTATTGTAGAGGTGGTAATAGAAGTAGTTCTGCGTGTAGTTTTATGGCGACTAAAGGCTTTAAAAAATTATATAATCTTAGTGGTGGAATTGGTGCTTGGAACTCCAGCTTCGGTACTAGCAGAGTTTAA
- a CDS encoding MBL fold metallo-hydrolase, which yields MKIEQIYTGCLAQGAYYIESEGEAAIIDPLRETAPYIEKAERNNAKIKYIFETHFHADFVSGHVDLAKKTGATIVYGPGAKTNYDIHEGTDGETFEIGKVKIKILHTPGHTPESTTYLLIDEAGKNHAIFSGDTLFIGDVGRPDLAIKSDVTQEDLAGLLFDSLRNKIMPLENEVIVYPAHGAGSACGKNMSKETYDTLGHQKEVNYALQEMSKDEFVTKVLDGLTKPPQYFAKNAKMNKEGYDSFDDVMKKGAVPLSSETFEEIANSEGALILDTRPAQVFNKGFIPNSIFIGIDGSFASWVGTLITDIKQPILIVSDEGREEEVVMRLSRVGYDNSLGFLEGGIEAWKNAGKEIDSITSISAEELAKRKIDNADLNIMDVRKPTEYQSEHVVGADNQPLDYVNEHMQEIDKDKTYYLHCAGGYRSMIMASILKARGYENLIDVIGGFKAISETSIDKTAYVCPSTL from the coding sequence ATGAAAATAGAACAAATTTATACAGGATGTCTCGCTCAAGGTGCATACTATATCGAAAGTGAAGGAGAAGCAGCTATTATCGATCCTTTGAGAGAAACAGCCCCTTATATTGAAAAAGCTGAAAGAAATAACGCTAAAATTAAATATATTTTTGAAACCCACTTCCATGCAGATTTTGTGTCTGGACACGTGGATTTAGCTAAAAAAACTGGTGCTACCATAGTTTATGGCCCAGGAGCTAAAACTAACTATGACATACATGAGGGTACAGATGGAGAAACTTTTGAAATTGGAAAAGTAAAAATTAAAATTTTACATACGCCTGGTCATACTCCTGAAAGTACCACTTACTTACTTATAGACGAAGCTGGTAAAAACCATGCGATTTTCTCTGGTGATACTCTATTTATTGGAGATGTGGGGCGACCTGATCTTGCCATTAAATCTGATGTAACCCAAGAAGATTTAGCAGGCCTTCTATTCGACAGCCTTAGAAATAAAATAATGCCTTTAGAGAATGAAGTAATTGTTTATCCTGCTCATGGTGCTGGTTCGGCTTGTGGTAAAAATATGAGTAAAGAAACTTATGACACTTTAGGCCATCAAAAGGAAGTGAATTATGCACTTCAAGAAATGTCTAAAGATGAGTTCGTTACAAAAGTGTTGGACGGATTAACCAAACCTCCTCAATATTTTGCTAAAAATGCAAAAATGAACAAGGAAGGTTACGACAGTTTTGATGATGTGATGAAAAAAGGCGCTGTTCCATTGAGTTCTGAAACATTTGAAGAAATTGCAAATAGTGAAGGAGCACTCATTTTAGACACAAGACCTGCACAGGTTTTCAATAAGGGCTTTATTCCAAATTCAATTTTTATTGGTATTGATGGTTCATTTGCCTCTTGGGTTGGTACACTAATTACAGATATAAAACAACCAATATTAATCGTCTCTGATGAAGGTAGAGAAGAAGAAGTGGTGATGAGACTTTCAAGAGTAGGTTACGACAATTCTCTAGGATTTTTAGAGGGTGGTATCGAAGCTTGGAAAAATGCTGGTAAAGAAATCGATTCCATTACTTCAATCTCCGCAGAAGAATTGGCAAAAAGAAAAATCGATAATGCAGACCTTAACATCATGGATGTAAGAAAGCCAACTGAGTATCAATCTGAACATGTTGTGGGAGCAGATAACCAACCGCTCGACTATGTAAATGAGCATATGCAAGAGATAGATAAGGACAAAACCTATTACCTGCACTGTGCTGGTGGGTATCGCTCTATGATTATGGCTTCGATATTAAAAGCAAGAGGATACGAAAACCTAATTGATGTAATCGGCGGTTTTAAAGCAATTTCAGAAACCTCAATTGATAAAACAGCTTATGTCTGTCCATCAACTTTATAA
- a CDS encoding universal stress protein: MKKILIPTDFSDVASYAIDMALKIQKRIEAQITLLHVVTQQDENSPSQSTSSEDKPACLKKLEKLKADFPTNIETVILEGKLNEVIINFLEDGQFDLVLMGTKGTIDRELGGSETEIIVRRSSVPVLSLMSCCKKSDFKNILFINDFKNEIEIEELNILKTIVAIFDSKLHFLKITDDNESELLMEKNMCDFARKNKLENVKMHFFSNDLGIEEGIESFLSKNDFDMLSLGTNRHLDFNHWKKSSIAEDLVNHINKPIITFHLPEE, translated from the coding sequence ATGAAAAAGATACTAATCCCTACCGACTTTAGCGATGTTGCTTCTTATGCCATTGATATGGCTTTAAAGATTCAAAAAAGAATTGAAGCACAAATTACCCTGCTACATGTTGTAACACAGCAGGATGAAAATTCCCCATCTCAAAGCACTTCCAGTGAAGATAAACCAGCCTGTTTAAAAAAACTGGAAAAACTAAAAGCAGACTTTCCCACAAATATTGAGACTGTAATTCTCGAAGGAAAACTCAACGAAGTAATCATCAACTTTTTAGAAGATGGTCAATTTGACTTGGTACTTATGGGAACTAAAGGCACTATTGATAGAGAATTGGGTGGTTCCGAAACAGAGATTATAGTGAGAAGGTCAAGCGTACCGGTTCTATCTCTTATGAGCTGTTGCAAAAAAAGTGATTTTAAGAATATTCTATTCATTAATGATTTTAAAAATGAGATAGAAATTGAAGAGCTCAATATTCTAAAAACCATTGTAGCAATATTTGACTCTAAATTGCACTTTCTCAAAATAACAGATGACAACGAGAGTGAGTTGCTCATGGAGAAAAACATGTGTGACTTCGCAAGAAAAAATAAACTCGAAAATGTAAAAATGCATTTTTTTAGCAATGATCTAGGAATTGAAGAGGGGATAGAATCATTTCTGTCAAAAAATGATTTTGATATGTTAAGTCTCGGCACAAACCGCCATCTAGATTTTAACCATTGGAAAAAAAGTAGTATAGCCGAAGATTTGGTTAATCATATAAACAAACCAATTATTACTTTTCATTTGCCTGAAGAATAA